A genomic window from Parasteatoda tepidariorum isolate YZ-2023 chromosome 10, CAS_Ptep_4.0, whole genome shotgun sequence includes:
- the LOC122272313 gene encoding probable glutamate receptor — translation MTFQKMVAYFPSKLRIAVLPNLKALEIKRINYTTIISGVEAEFLKLLSHKLNFEYEILAPSDNSYGFKDTFGNWTGIVGMLQRNEADMAISLIGITEERSSVVDFSLPYLYLEKTFMMNHAAFLPKTSAFLYPFSTFTWILFWIALLFVTVLFRALISPQNSIITVFLKLWGSSFGQGMNYNPRSMSRRIPLGIWLVYSYVLILCYSSVLLSFLTSPIRMKQIKDFKDLYTAIREGKMECRAEIRTLEADYLSKSNIPHFKGLGEYIKRNEWYFQSRVNATVPENVAVLGSPFLFSMAFGSPEMYFYSKDVFGNFPFGVAIRKDFCCKEHFNTILLRILSGGLYNKLMDNFLFKFEVLKKLNFDHSQRTSASVLKLSDLSGVFVILGIGWTAGIFALIMEIAYNRWLR, via the coding sequence ATGACTTTCCAAAAAATGGTGGCATATTTTCCATCTAAACTTAGAATCGCAGTTCTACCCAATTTGAAAGccttagaaattaaaagaatcaaCTACACAACTATTATCTCGGGTGTTGAAGCagaatttctaaaactattatcgcacaaattaaatttcgaatatGAGATTCTTGCTCCCTCAGATAATTCCTACGGTTTCAAGGATACATTTGGAAACTGGACTGGAATAGTCGGAATGCTCCAAAGGAATGAAGCCGACATGGCCATCTCGCTAATAGGTATCACAGAAGAGAGGTCATCTGTAGTGGACTTTAGCTTACCTTACCTCTATCTCGAAAAAACCTTTATGATGAATCATGCTGCATTCTTGCCCAAAACGTCTGCTTTCTTGTATCCTTTCAGCACATTCACATGGATTTTATTCTGGATCGCACTGCTCTTTGTGACAGTGCTATTTCGAGCTCTGATTTCGCCACAAAATTCCATTATTACCGTTTTTCTCAAATTGTGGGGATCTTCTTTCGGTCAAGGAATGAACTACAACCCTCGTTCAATGTCCAGGCGGATACCGCTTGGAATTTGGTTAGTTTATTCATATGTTCTGATTCTATGTTACAGCTCAGTCCTGTTGTCATTTTTGACATCCCCCATcagaatgaaacaaataaaagatttcaagGATCTCTACACCGCAATCAGAGAGGGGAAAATGGAGTGCCGAGCAGAGATTCGAACACTGGAAGCAGATTATTTGTCGAAAAGCAATATACCCCATTTCAAAGGATTAGGAGAATACATTAAAAGGAATGAATGGTATTTTCAATCTCGTGTTAACGCAACTGTTCCAGAAAACGTAGCAGTACTTGGGTCACCCTTTCTATTTAGCATGGCTTTTGGGTCAcctgaaatgtatttttattcgaaGGACGTCTTTGGAAATTTTCCGTTCGGGGTTGCAATCAGGAAAGACTTTTGCTGCAAAGAGCACTTCAATACAATCCTACTTCGAATTTTAAGTGGTGGcttgtataataaattaatggacAATTTcctctttaaatttgaagtcttaaaaaaattaaactttgaccATTCTCAAAGAACATCAGCATCAGTTTTAAAGCTATCAGATTTAAGTGGAGTGTTTGTTATTCTTGGTATAGGTTGGACAGCTGGTATTTTTGCTTTGATAATGGAAATCGCCTACAATCGATGGTTACGCTAA